GGGGGCGCCTGCTCGTACCATGCGTTGTTTCATGTTGCTTGACTCTCCCTGTTGTGTTCCGGTCGCGGCCAGGAGGGGTAAAGCAACGCCCGTGCCATCGCCTCCGGGACCGTAACGGCGCTGTTTATACGGTATGCAGGCCAGCTGGGCGCAGCCAGCCAGCGTGAAAAAAATGACTCGGTGACGCTGTTCTGATTGTATGGCCCTCTTGTGGCCACGCCGCCTTGCGCTATCCTGAGGGCTGACTGCCCGTTTTGTGCGTATCGTTATCAGTGGAGAGGTGACCGAGTGGCTGAAGGTGCTCGCCTGCTAAGCGAGTGAGGGGATCATACTCCTCCGAGGGTTCGAATCCCTCCCTCTCCGCCAGTCGGTAAACGGCCATGGGCACGCGCCGGCAGTGGGTACTGGCCGGTGATAGATACTGCCCGCGACGGGCACGCGGGCGATGATGGGTAGCAGGTCGGTAGACGGCCAGGAGAGCGGAGGCGGTAACGTGGCAGTTTCTTGCAAGGCAGACGACGGTTGGCTCACTGGCAGGTGGGTCACGGATGGATTTAGGATAGCCAGTTTGCTGGTGTTGGCACTGGCGGCGGCAGGTTGCTCGGCCAGGGCAGAGCCCGAGGGAGAGGCGCCCAGTCATTTTGTGCAGATAAAAGAGCAGGGAATGGGCTATGCCCACAACCATGGTGCACGACCCTGCTACTCGCTCGAGTTGGCCGACCCCGATTGGAGCCTGGAAGAATCTAGACCCGACTGGGCTCAGTTCTCCCGCCTGGATGGCGTGCTCAGGGTCTATTTTGTCGATAACCGCGACGTGGGTTTTGCCGTTGGAGGCATGGAGGCAGAGGACGCATTGCGGGCTTTCATCGGGGCCGAGGCGGCGTTTATCCAGCCCTTGTTCCAGTTCCAGTCGGTGGAGTCGCCCAAGCTGGCCGAGGACGACAACGGCATCTGGATGCAGTGGGCCTGGGAAGGGCGCGCGGGTAATCGACGCGGAGCCGGCAGCCGGCCCCCGGATGACCAACGCCACGTCGTAGCCAGCCTGTGGATGGACCCCTGGGTGCTGAGCTTTGACTGGGCCACCACCGAGGTTGAGGCCGACTACTTCGGGCCTACGCCCGAGATGATCGACATACTCGAATCGCTGCGCTTTCACCCGGCCTGCTTCGCGGCCATGCGCACGGGCGAAACCTGGTCCCCCTGAAGGGAATACGCTCCAATTGCGTAAGGTAGCAGGGTAGCGGTCGGCGATCAGCGGTGGCGCATGAGCACTTGCTCGCCGCTTTCGAAGCTGCCGCCGGCCTTTATCCACGCGCTCAGGGTGGCGGGCGCGTCGCGCGCCGGGTTGTAGACGTCCTCTTCTGACGAGAACAGCCCGTTGCCCGCGTAGACCAGGCGCGTCCAGTTGGGGAAGCTGAAGGGCCTGCCGTCTTCCCTGAAGGGTTCGGGCAGGCAGTTGCGACACTCGAAAACTATCGCGCCGTTCTCCTCATCCCAAGCCACCCAGTCCTGCGGAAACGTCATGCAGGGAAAAGGCGCCATCACTCCCGTGATCCATTCTTCTATGGCGGCCCGCCCGTTGAACTCCCCGTAGGCGTGCTCGATGTACAGCGCGTCTTCGGTAAACAGCGCAGACCAAGGCTTCCAATCGCCGCTTTTCGAGGCCTGGTCGCGCGCCCGGCGGTAAATATCAAGGGCTTCTTCGAGTTCTTCGCGAGTGAATCGTGGCATCTCGTTTCTCTCCCAGGTGGACGGCTCGAGTAGCGCAGTCAGCCGGTGCCGTCAGCGCAGCCAGCCCTGCCCACCGTCGAGCATTATGGTGCTGCCGGTCATGTAGCCCGCGTCGGGTCCGCACATCCAGGCCACCGCTCGGCCTATGTCGGTCTCGCAGTCGCCTACGCGTCCGAGCGGCACACTGC
The DNA window shown above is from Candidatus Binatota bacterium and carries:
- a CDS encoding nuclear transport factor 2 family protein gives rise to the protein MPRFTREELEEALDIYRRARDQASKSGDWKPWSALFTEDALYIEHAYGEFNGRAAIEEWITGVMAPFPCMTFPQDWVAWDEENGAIVFECRNCLPEPFREDGRPFSFPNWTRLVYAGNGLFSSEEDVYNPARDAPATLSAWIKAGGSFESGEQVLMRHR